CCAGTACTGTTGCTGAGCATCGATATGGTGCTTCCACCAGCTAATGGAACACTAAGAGCGCGAAGACGGCTCGATCAGTCTCACGTCGTGTTCACCTTTCCAGCCATCACATTTTAACACAACAGAAACGGCAAGATGAACACAGCAATGGTCAGAGCACCAATCTCACAGCGGCCCACACATTACACGACCTGCTCAAGGGGCATATGCACACATCAGTAAACATGAAAACCCTGAGTTGCTGGAGCTAATTGCCGGAAGATTCCTTACCCGTGTTGGTCTCTTGTACTATGACATTATGTCATTATTCTATTTAGACGGATACTCTGGCTCTTCCGTGGGGTGGGTTCAAGCGACGCGATCACCTGTGGCATGGTCATTCCTCCCGAAACAATTATTTCTGAAggaagcagaaaaaaaaaacactccaTTAGAATTATATGCAATCAGTGACTTCAGTAAGTTACCTCATCTAGCCAGATACAAGAACAAGGAGAAACCAGTAAAATAACACATGATCATGCAAAAGTTGCAAGATAGTAGCGTAATAGGATAGGGCAACCAACCAATTCCTTCCCGAATGGATAAATTAGGTCTGATTATCTCTTCAGAGTTCACCAGAAATATGTCACCAATGTATAGATGATTTGTTGGCACATAAACACTACACAGTTCTTCATCACCTTTATCAGTCTGACAAAACACAAACAAGACGAACATAAGAAAAGGTAACCTCTTGTGAATCATAAATAGCATGGCACACCTATAACAAAACATCTCAACAACAGATTGCTGCTGACTTATTCTAACTGTTTAGAAGGTAGCCTAATAAGGCTCTTAGAATGAGCATATCAATAACAAATTGTTGATGCAACCCATCGCTATTTCATATATAGCCCTAGATGAAGTACCTGAAGAACAACTGTTGATGTTATGAATCCAAAAGCATATTCACCAATACGTGGATGACGAATTATCGCAACTTCTTTAAAAGCCGTTGTATTTTGATCTgccaaacaaataattttattaggaAGTCCATTGTGCAATATGGCTAACAATACTATCATGAGAATATTTGTTCATGGAATCAGTATATAACCTGGTGAAATGGCAGTGCTGACTTGCTTTGATGCAGAATATATGTGCCGTACAAATGGCATTTTCTTTATAAACCATTCTCCAACCCAGAAGATGGATGCGCCCACCcaagaagaaacaaatattcCAACCAGAAAAATGAATACCAGAGAAGTCAAAAAACCAAGACCTGCAATGTGTCAATGATAATGAGAACTCGCCAGAAACCTAAACTGGATTTGATGGTAAAGGGAATGATAATGTCAAGCATATGATTAGTTTTAGCAAATTACTACTGCACAGAAGGatcttaaaacaaaaataatatttttaatttgataaAACAACAAAGATCTCAAGAAAATAGTTGCTAACACTATTAATATTAGTCCCATCAGTTTAATTTGCATGGAGAGCTTGACCCATGTTATGCCAACCACAagatataaaactaaataGTTCAAAATACAAACTTGGAATGAGTATAAGTTTGAAGCCACAATTACCAAATATGTTGATTCCAAGTTTTGCATATAGTGGGCTGAAAAAACCATCAACAAATTGAATAAACCACCATGTGATGAAGAACGTGACAGCAACAGGAAACAGCACTACACTGCAAAACAAGGAAAAGAAAGGTGTTAGGCACAAAGTCTTTCTTTTGGGTAACATATTTAACTTGGTTCCAGTGAAAGATGTACCATCCAGTCATAAATTTTCTTGACACCCAACTTTGAAGAACAGCGCAGCATGCCTACACAAAACATACCAAactatgaataaaataaatacatgattttttccaaaaaaagtaCATAAAACTCAATTCTTATTAAACACAAATACTTATGCAAAACTATGAAAATAAATGGAAACAACGCCTTAAGAGATTAGATCAAACTTTATCTGATTATGATATGTACCAGAATTTCATGAATAGAAAAGTACATCCCGTTACTATTCCAAGTAAGGACATGCATGAAATTTCATGAATGCTCAGAAAAGCATTAATCACGGAAATGTGCAGACTACCAAGCTGATGAACTGGAATTTTTCTCGGTCCTGATCTCTTCCCAAGAGGAAGTGTCTATTGCAAACCCAACTACTTATAATAACCTACAATGAACCTGCGGCCAGCTTCAATCCTTCCTATACGCAGGCTGAAGTCCAAATTACAAACAGAAACGGATTGAAGAAAACATCATGTTTAATATTAGATCCACATTTCCCTATAAACAGGCAATTCTAGAACCAGGTTGGAGTTGCAAATAAGGAATAATCACATCAAAATCTATTAATCGAATATGTAAATCAAAAGCTCTAGACTTCAAAATTAgcccaaaaaaatcatgaaaaaaaaatctggtgCCAAATCCAGTCATGCTcgagtctctccctctctgtgTGCGTTTTTTTGTTAACCGCACGAAGGCAAATATTCACAAGCTCTAGGATATATTCAAATATCATCAAAGCCTACTAGAAAATCAGCTGCGTGTAACATCAGTATGCGGACTTCCCAGTCTAGTGCTAGTAGGAAGGCATTGCAGACAAGGACATACTAGCAAAAACTTCCTAAAATCAATTAACGCCGAAAGCTAAACTGATTACTTCCTTGGAACATCCCATCTAATCCGGGAAAACACGAGACCAAATCCGCACAGATCCGACTACAGGAAAGCACAAATCTACGCGGCAGCCGACGGACGGCCGACGAGTCCCTCACGAGGCGCAGGCCGGAGGGTTCGGGTTTAGATCCAGACCTTTCGGGTGGAGGTGctgggcgagctgggccgcggcggcgacttggCCGGGTCCTCCGGGTcaaccgcctccgccgcctggCTGAGCGGGATCGACGTCGACTCCTCCTTCTCCGCCATgacgcccctcctcctcctccttctacAAAAACCCCGCGGCGCGGACGGGAGCGGGAGGCGGAGCGGGAGGCGAGACGAGGTGAGGTGAGGCGTCGGCGCGTCGCTGCCGCCCCACGCGCTGCTTTTGGCTGGCGGCCAGTACCAGCAAGCGGTTGatgcggagggagagggagacgtcAAACCGTGGCGTACCGGGGTCACCGAGACACCCGTCAGTatggccccacctgtcaggctACCGTCCCCACGTGGCCGGCGGTGTATGGCTGctcggtggggcccacgtgtgACGAGGATCCACGTGTCGGCATGGCCGTGGCCTTCGGGGAGGCGGCTAAAGGACGGGGAGGTGACGGCGTCAACGAGGAAGCGCGTCGGCTGCGGGGTTggtttgggttgggttgggctGGCGGTGAGCTGGCCCAGGTGGCGCGTGGAACGGAACGGAACGGACGTCGGGTGAGAGCCAGCCGGCCGGAAGAAGCGTACTAGGTTGGAACGGCAGGACGGGGGCCGTTCGGGAGGTGGGGCCCAGTCGACGTCAGTTCAACGGTCGTTGTCCATGCACCCGACGGCTtcgggaagggaagggaagggaagggaagagaGTTTCATGTGGGCCCATCCGCTCGGCGTCTGCTCCTGGGTCCCACGAGCCAGACGAAGAATTTGGTCCA
This is a stretch of genomic DNA from Oryza brachyantha chromosome 1, ObraRS2, whole genome shotgun sequence. It encodes these proteins:
- the LOC102723013 gene encoding protein LIKE COV 2-like, yielding MAEKEESTSIPLSQAAEAVDPEDPAKSPPRPSSPSTSTRKACCAVLQSWVSRKFMTGCVVLFPVAVTFFITWWFIQFVDGFFSPLYAKLGINIFGLGFLTSLVFIFLVGIFVSSWVGASIFWVGEWFIKKMPFVRHIYSASKQVSTAISPDQNTTAFKEVAIIRHPRIGEYAFGFITSTVVLQTDKGDEELCSVYVPTNHLYIGDIFLVNSEEIIRPNLSIREGIEIIVSGGMTMPQVIASLEPTPRKSQSIRLNRIMT